One stretch of Paenibacillus sp. FSL R5-0341 DNA includes these proteins:
- a CDS encoding YcnI family protein, whose amino-acid sequence MKKTSWISKLTSTIATGTAAFMLFAGFASAHVTVSPSVAQTSAWQTYTIKIPSEKELPTTKITMKVPEGVAFKQYQPLAGWKITTEKNDSNEVTSITWEIDGDNEGILAGQFQQFNFVAQNPTAEAEVAWDAFQYYSDGSIVEWTGQPSDSNPHSITTISEDPAAAGNAAAGGGHANDGHDSAGTEGAAGDNAATDDSKANDDTTLGDALNDTVTGEPNNTDTDPGTLKLQQATLIVSILALILSFLGIALATRRKKR is encoded by the coding sequence TTGAAGAAAACATCATGGATTTCCAAACTAACATCCACTATCGCAACAGGTACCGCAGCATTCATGTTATTCGCCGGATTCGCGAGCGCTCACGTTACCGTTAGCCCATCCGTTGCACAGACAAGCGCATGGCAGACGTACACCATTAAGATTCCATCCGAGAAGGAACTGCCTACGACCAAAATCACGATGAAAGTTCCAGAAGGTGTTGCATTCAAGCAATACCAACCACTGGCAGGCTGGAAAATCACCACCGAGAAGAACGATTCCAATGAAGTAACATCGATTACGTGGGAAATTGACGGCGATAACGAAGGAATTCTGGCAGGACAATTCCAGCAGTTCAACTTCGTTGCACAGAACCCAACGGCTGAAGCTGAAGTGGCTTGGGATGCGTTCCAATACTACAGCGACGGCAGCATCGTAGAATGGACAGGCCAACCAAGTGACTCCAACCCGCACAGTATTACAACGATTAGCGAAGATCCAGCTGCTGCTGGTAATGCTGCGGCAGGTGGAGGTCATGCCAACGATGGACATGATAGTGCAGGTACAGAAGGAGCCGCTGGGGATAATGCAGCTACCGACGATAGCAAAGCAAACGATGACACCACACTCGGCGATGCACTCAATGACACCGTTACAGGTGAGCCGAACAACACGGATACAGACCCGGGTACGCTGAAGCTTCAACAAGCAACATTGATCGTATCCATTCTGGCCCTGATCTTGTCCTTCTTGGGGATCGCGTTGGCTACACGTCGCAAAAAACGTTAA
- a CDS encoding amino acid ABC transporter ATP-binding protein, which produces MQKGWGVLLIEFRGVQKHFGHFHVLKDIHLHIEEGEVVVIIGPSGSGKSTLLRCINRLETITEGELVVSGIPLHQKKVDINLFRRDIGMVFQHFNLYPHKKVIDNITLAPMKVRKQPKEQAASTAMKYLTRVGIADKADSYPSQLSGGQQQRVAIARGLAMEPKIMLFDEPTSALDPEMIGEVLDVMRSLAHNGMTMVVVTHEMGFAREVADRVIFMDEGRIVEEATAAEFFDNPREERAQQFLSRLIHH; this is translated from the coding sequence TTGCAGAAAGGATGGGGTGTACTCTTGATTGAATTTAGGGGTGTCCAAAAGCATTTCGGTCATTTTCATGTCCTCAAAGATATCCATCTTCACATTGAAGAAGGAGAGGTCGTCGTCATTATCGGACCTTCCGGCTCCGGCAAAAGCACATTACTCCGCTGTATTAATCGCCTGGAGACCATTACCGAAGGTGAACTTGTCGTCAGTGGGATCCCTCTACATCAGAAAAAGGTGGACATTAACCTCTTCCGCCGTGACATCGGCATGGTATTTCAACACTTCAATCTCTATCCTCACAAAAAAGTCATCGATAACATTACCCTTGCACCCATGAAGGTGCGCAAACAACCCAAAGAACAAGCAGCATCAACAGCAATGAAGTATTTGACCCGGGTAGGCATTGCCGACAAAGCAGACAGTTATCCCTCCCAGTTGTCCGGTGGACAGCAACAACGGGTAGCCATCGCCAGGGGACTCGCCATGGAGCCCAAAATTATGCTTTTTGACGAACCCACCTCTGCACTCGATCCCGAAATGATCGGGGAAGTCCTCGATGTTATGCGCTCCCTTGCCCATAATGGCATGACCATGGTCGTCGTTACCCATGAGATGGGATTCGCCCGCGAAGTTGCGGACCGGGTCATCTTCATGGACGAAGGCCGAATTGTAGAAGAGGCCACCGCCGCTGAATTTTTTGACAACCCCAGAGAAGAACGAGCACAGCAATTCCTGAGCCGTCTGATTCATCATTGA
- a CDS encoding DUF445 domain-containing protein gives MAKPKQTKKAAAWSLVVMGAGFAASLPFQGVPVGKLLVGSFEAGLVGGLADWFAVTALFRHPLGIPIPHTALLPKNRNKMTEGLVSAVENNLLNKDSITEKIADFKAAETVLDTLTRELHNDGIKTMIDTLCKRILAGLPLEQMAPLVAREIKSQAGAFDLGPILERAAHQMTERGYDAKALDYGLKQAEEWLVKPETIMFLGESGMKAISGIQMNGLMQFAMNAFLGYMNEERLGGILQGYLFDRVEDMKREGSALRYKVLDLVRTQTVRLAISDSVQDGINSWKNNMLDGWNAEETVLNKLTELRDKALAAMEDGQYVDTYALPAIERVLVDLRADHELMTGMNAKIVDGVTTLLEKNHSKIGKLVRENVDKMDNATLVSMIEDKVGQDLQWIRINGAVTGFVIGIALTALQMALA, from the coding sequence ATGGCTAAACCTAAACAAACCAAAAAAGCAGCAGCCTGGTCTCTCGTGGTGATGGGAGCAGGATTTGCTGCATCCCTGCCTTTCCAAGGCGTGCCCGTGGGCAAGTTGCTGGTAGGATCATTTGAAGCGGGACTCGTGGGTGGACTGGCGGACTGGTTCGCAGTTACGGCGCTATTCCGTCACCCGCTGGGTATCCCAATTCCGCATACGGCTTTATTGCCAAAAAATCGGAATAAAATGACCGAAGGTCTGGTCTCCGCAGTAGAGAATAACCTACTCAACAAAGACAGCATTACCGAGAAAATTGCAGATTTCAAAGCAGCAGAGACGGTGCTCGATACATTGACGCGTGAGCTTCACAATGACGGGATCAAGACGATGATTGATACGCTCTGCAAACGAATTCTGGCGGGTCTGCCGTTAGAGCAGATGGCTCCCCTTGTAGCGCGTGAGATCAAGTCACAGGCGGGCGCCTTTGATCTGGGACCGATTCTGGAACGGGCTGCTCACCAGATGACAGAGCGGGGTTATGACGCCAAAGCGTTGGACTACGGACTGAAGCAAGCCGAAGAGTGGCTCGTTAAGCCCGAGACAATTATGTTTTTGGGTGAAAGCGGCATGAAAGCCATCAGCGGTATTCAGATGAACGGGTTGATGCAGTTTGCGATGAATGCATTCCTTGGTTACATGAACGAGGAGCGCCTGGGTGGCATTTTGCAAGGATATCTCTTCGATCGGGTAGAGGATATGAAACGTGAAGGTAGCGCGCTAAGGTACAAAGTGCTGGATCTGGTACGTACCCAGACCGTAAGGCTCGCGATAAGTGATAGTGTGCAAGATGGAATTAACAGCTGGAAGAACAATATGCTGGATGGCTGGAACGCCGAGGAAACCGTGCTGAACAAGCTCACCGAACTGAGAGATAAAGCGCTCGCCGCGATGGAAGATGGACAGTATGTAGATACGTATGCACTGCCTGCCATTGAGCGGGTATTGGTTGATCTGCGGGCAGATCACGAGTTGATGACGGGTATGAATGCCAAGATTGTGGATGGCGTTACTACACTGCTGGAGAAAAACCATTCCAAAATCGGTAAACTGGTGCGCGAAAATGTAGACAAAATGGATAATGCCACTTTGGTTTCGATGATTGAGGATAAGGTTGGACAGGATCTGCAATGGATTCGGATCAACGGAGCCGTTACGGGATTTGTTATCGGTATTGCGCTGACTGCGCTGCAGATGGCATTGGCATAA
- a CDS encoding transporter substrate-binding domain-containing protein, giving the protein MKKLLKWPSFMLILILSLVLSGCSTGTDTPSASGGGDAETKGTIEQIKERGKLIAGVKYDTKLFGLKDPASGNVEGFDIDIAKALAKQILGDETKVELKEVTSKTRIPMLQNGDIDIIIATMTITDERKEQVDFSDVYFEAGQSLLVKNDSAITGLESLSGVKVLAVKGSTSAQNIREKAPDAEVLEFDNYQDAFTALKAGKGEALTTDNIILIGMQQTDNSFQLVGGNFTSEPYGMAIRKGDTAFVEEVNTLLKSMQDSGEYDTLHEKWLGAKPE; this is encoded by the coding sequence ATGAAGAAATTATTGAAATGGCCATCATTTATGCTTATCCTCATTCTCTCGCTTGTATTGTCAGGTTGTAGTACAGGTACAGATACACCTTCTGCGAGCGGTGGTGGTGATGCCGAGACGAAAGGCACGATTGAGCAGATTAAAGAGCGCGGCAAACTCATTGCTGGCGTGAAATATGATACGAAGCTATTCGGATTGAAAGATCCCGCAAGTGGCAACGTTGAGGGGTTCGACATTGATATCGCCAAGGCACTCGCCAAACAAATTCTTGGAGATGAAACAAAGGTCGAGCTGAAAGAGGTCACTTCCAAGACGCGTATTCCCATGCTGCAAAATGGAGACATCGACATCATTATCGCCACGATGACGATTACGGATGAGCGTAAGGAACAGGTGGATTTCAGTGACGTTTACTTTGAAGCAGGGCAGTCCCTGCTCGTAAAAAATGATAGTGCGATTACTGGCCTGGAAAGCCTTAGCGGTGTGAAAGTGCTCGCGGTGAAAGGCTCCACATCCGCTCAGAACATTCGCGAGAAAGCCCCGGATGCTGAGGTGCTCGAATTCGATAACTATCAGGATGCATTCACCGCTCTCAAAGCCGGTAAAGGCGAAGCGCTGACCACAGATAACATCATCCTTATCGGTATGCAACAGACGGATAACAGCTTCCAACTGGTTGGCGGAAATTTCACAAGTGAACCCTATGGTATGGCCATTCGCAAAGGCGACACCGCCTTCGTCGAAGAGGTCAACACACTGCTCAAAAGCATGCAAGACAGCGGGGAATACGACACATTACATGAGAAATGGCTGGGCGCGAAGCCCGAGTAA
- a CDS encoding cupin domain-containing protein, with amino-acid sequence MTTHELSPLVAALNMQPHVEGGWYKEEWKASYQIPQSVLPDTYSGPRFSASSTYFLLHAHEISEWHTVLSDELWLWHSGSPVELKLGGNGENPENEEVLVLGMDIAAGQSPQVLVPAGVWQTARPLGDEPVLVTCVVAPGFHFDDFKLVSKGE; translated from the coding sequence ATGACGACACATGAATTATCGCCATTGGTTGCTGCGCTCAATATGCAGCCTCACGTTGAAGGCGGTTGGTATAAGGAAGAATGGAAGGCATCCTATCAGATTCCACAATCCGTTCTGCCGGATACATACTCCGGCCCACGATTCTCGGCAAGTTCCACATATTTCTTGCTGCACGCACATGAGATCTCCGAGTGGCATACGGTTCTGTCCGATGAACTTTGGCTGTGGCACAGCGGCAGTCCGGTTGAACTGAAGCTGGGCGGCAACGGGGAGAACCCGGAGAACGAGGAAGTTCTTGTTCTGGGAATGGATATTGCTGCAGGACAATCACCACAGGTGCTCGTTCCCGCTGGTGTATGGCAGACAGCACGCCCGCTGGGCGATGAGCCTGTACTGGTAACTTGCGTGGTAGCGCCAGGGTTCCACTTTGATGATTTCAAGCTGGTATCCAAAGGCGAATAG
- a CDS encoding glycoside hydrolase family 28 protein, producing MNTYHSPLSTGASAQSDVRAYEVNLPVIPAQEFQITDYGAVGDGVTDNTEMFRLAIASCAEAGGGRIVIPAGVWLTGPIVMRSRIELHVEAGALVTFSRDFDQYPLIASSFEGWQVVRCQSPIDGDQLEDIAITGEGIWDGGGEAWRPVKRSKMTTSQWNRLVDSGGVVEQSGGDEEIWWPSASAREGGTIANRLHQEQVRDVASYEEVRDFLRPNMVSLRRCKRVLLDGPTFQNSPAWNLHPWASEHVTIRNVSVRNPWFSQNGDGLDIESCRHVVVEKSVFDVGDDAICLKSGKDAEGRELGLPSEYITIRDCTVYHGHGGFVIGSEMSGGVRHVRVSDCTFIGTDIGLRFKSARGRGGVVEDIQIERIYMKDIIMEAISFSFFYANQEGSARGSDLSQEISEETPMFRDIRISDVVCAGADTALLVSGLPELPLDGVRIERYNVQARSGVQCGHAKHLHIAELQAQITEGPLIHLHQCKGAELESIQGKGADGRLLMVTGHESAGIVCREGDADTDGRQISVGPEVRSGVIIRR from the coding sequence ATGAATACATATCACTCCCCATTATCGACAGGAGCAAGTGCCCAGTCCGATGTTCGAGCTTATGAAGTTAATTTGCCTGTCATTCCTGCTCAGGAATTTCAAATTACAGACTATGGAGCTGTTGGAGACGGTGTAACGGATAATACGGAGATGTTCAGACTTGCCATTGCGTCATGTGCCGAAGCAGGAGGTGGCAGAATCGTAATCCCTGCCGGGGTATGGCTCACAGGCCCGATTGTAATGCGTAGCCGTATCGAACTACATGTGGAAGCAGGGGCACTGGTGACGTTTAGCCGAGATTTTGATCAATACCCATTAATTGCGTCAAGCTTCGAAGGCTGGCAGGTGGTACGATGCCAATCCCCGATCGATGGGGATCAGCTGGAGGATATTGCGATTACTGGTGAGGGAATATGGGATGGTGGCGGGGAAGCGTGGCGTCCGGTGAAACGCTCCAAAATGACCACTTCACAATGGAACCGATTGGTTGACTCGGGTGGCGTTGTTGAGCAATCCGGTGGAGATGAAGAGATCTGGTGGCCATCCGCATCTGCACGTGAAGGCGGTACCATTGCGAATCGTTTGCATCAGGAGCAAGTACGTGACGTGGCATCTTATGAAGAAGTCAGAGACTTTCTACGCCCTAACATGGTCAGCTTGCGCAGATGCAAACGGGTATTGCTGGACGGTCCAACGTTCCAGAACTCGCCTGCATGGAATCTACACCCATGGGCATCGGAGCATGTAACCATTCGTAACGTGAGTGTACGGAATCCATGGTTTTCACAGAATGGAGATGGGCTGGACATTGAATCCTGCCGTCATGTGGTGGTGGAGAAGAGTGTATTCGATGTCGGTGATGATGCGATCTGTCTGAAATCAGGCAAGGACGCCGAAGGTCGTGAACTGGGTCTCCCATCCGAGTACATCACCATTCGGGATTGCACGGTGTATCACGGTCATGGCGGTTTTGTCATTGGCAGTGAAATGTCCGGTGGTGTGCGGCATGTGCGTGTGTCGGATTGTACGTTCATCGGTACGGACATAGGACTTCGCTTCAAAAGCGCACGTGGACGCGGCGGGGTGGTAGAGGATATTCAGATCGAGCGCATATATATGAAAGATATCATTATGGAAGCGATCTCGTTTTCCTTTTTCTATGCGAATCAGGAAGGGTCTGCTCGGGGCAGTGATCTGTCTCAGGAGATTAGCGAAGAGACGCCAATGTTCCGGGATATTCGAATATCGGATGTGGTCTGTGCCGGTGCCGACACTGCATTGCTCGTGAGTGGGTTGCCGGAGTTGCCTTTGGATGGCGTTAGAATCGAGCGCTACAACGTGCAAGCCCGCAGTGGTGTTCAATGTGGTCATGCGAAACATCTGCATATCGCTGAATTACAGGCGCAGATCACGGAAGGTCCGCTGATTCATTTGCATCAGTGCAAAGGGGCAGAGTTAGAGAGCATTCAGGGTAAGGGGGCAGATGGGCGACTTCTGATGGTGACCGGACACGAGTCCGCAGGCATTGTATGTCGTGAAGGTGATGCCGACACAGATGGGCGTCAGATCTCTGTTGGTCCTGAGGTACGAAGTGGTGTGATCATTCGCAGGTAA
- a CDS encoding response regulator transcription factor: protein MEHVRVLVVDDHAHAREAICSILSEDSLFEVIGTASNGQEALELTGQWMPDLILMDVQMPDMDGLEATRQIKLRFPYVIIVMVTVSDDVTFLFEALKQGAQGYLLKNLTPSTWLEYLRAIVSDDAPLSKELAYRILQEFPAPRSEDVQDNPLTARELEILQWVSAGYTNREIADQLGISDQTVKNHLKNILQKLQLENRVQLTRYALESGLAGRKLRK, encoded by the coding sequence ATGGAACATGTACGTGTATTGGTTGTTGATGATCATGCGCATGCGCGTGAAGCGATCTGTAGCATTTTATCCGAGGATAGTCTGTTTGAAGTGATTGGTACAGCTTCGAATGGACAGGAAGCGTTGGAGTTAACCGGACAATGGATGCCTGACCTGATCCTGATGGACGTGCAGATGCCTGACATGGATGGGCTGGAAGCTACCCGTCAGATCAAGCTGCGCTTCCCTTATGTTATTATCGTTATGGTCACGGTATCCGATGATGTGACCTTTCTGTTCGAAGCACTGAAACAAGGCGCTCAAGGATATTTGCTGAAAAATCTAACGCCTTCCACCTGGCTGGAGTACCTGCGCGCCATCGTCAGTGACGATGCACCACTTAGCAAAGAACTGGCCTACCGGATTTTGCAGGAGTTTCCCGCGCCACGCAGTGAAGATGTGCAAGATAACCCGCTCACGGCACGGGAGCTTGAGATATTGCAATGGGTATCCGCAGGATATACCAATCGGGAGATCGCCGATCAGCTCGGCATTTCCGACCAGACGGTGAAGAATCATTTGAAAAACATTTTGCAGAAGTTGCAGCTTGAAAATCGGGTACAACTTACCCGCTATGCACTAGAGAGCGGGCTGGCAGGGCGCAAGCTTCGCAAATAA
- a CDS encoding amino acid ABC transporter permease — MGTLDFNVLMRHSDRFLEGFLNTIQVSIMALIGSFILGAILAIFRISPVKPLNWIGTGFVEFIRNIPLLLVVFFFYLGLPALGISLDGFVSGTLGLTIYTAAFIAEAIRAGIQTVPRGQLEAARSSGLSYVQAMNLIILPQAIKIVLPSIGNQFINLVKNSSILAVVAGMDLMYFADLVNSDTFQPLSVYTIVALFYLVLTLPLSFLVHYMERRFGQSDAEARSTKGKPKKNKPAGQVTM, encoded by the coding sequence ATGGGCACATTGGATTTCAACGTACTGATGCGACACTCGGATCGGTTTCTGGAAGGTTTCCTGAACACCATTCAAGTGAGCATTATGGCTCTGATCGGCAGCTTTATCCTTGGCGCTATTCTGGCCATTTTTCGGATATCGCCTGTGAAACCGCTGAACTGGATCGGTACGGGGTTTGTGGAATTTATCCGGAACATCCCACTGCTGTTGGTTGTATTTTTCTTCTATCTTGGACTGCCTGCACTCGGCATTTCGCTGGATGGGTTTGTCTCCGGTACTCTGGGCCTAACCATCTACACGGCCGCTTTCATTGCTGAAGCGATCCGAGCGGGCATTCAGACTGTGCCGCGTGGACAGCTGGAAGCAGCAAGATCCTCCGGCTTGTCCTATGTACAGGCCATGAACCTGATCATTCTGCCTCAGGCCATCAAGATTGTGTTGCCGTCCATTGGCAACCAGTTCATCAACCTGGTTAAAAACTCATCCATTCTTGCCGTCGTCGCCGGCATGGATCTCATGTATTTTGCCGACCTCGTTAACTCGGATACGTTCCAGCCGCTAAGTGTGTACACCATTGTTGCGCTGTTCTATCTGGTGCTGACACTACCACTCAGCTTCCTGGTGCATTATATGGAGCGCAGGTTCGGGCAGAGCGATGCAGAGGCGCGTAGCACCAAGGGCAAACCAAAGAAGAACAAACCAGCAGGTCAGGTCACCATGTAA
- a CDS encoding copper resistance protein CopC produces MIFTSFTLKWGKRHWALVTCLMLVCCLVMPQWASAHAYIVKASPGENEILVTAPERLTLEFNESLQTAFYDIKITGPDGTQADDGKVQIDAGRPHILETGLQTGLGNGTYAVNWKAVSADGHPIQGVYVFHIGEPSGSPAGLSDLTSGSGSTGGPLKWIVSLTDWIQYLGLSVILGTLAFMLLRIAPTSMTREPMDVPGSYRLLWISYAAASFAALVSLPLNTLYESGVALGELSWGLIGSALKLTSFGQIWMVQMLVVMLLAVTILSGYDRDRSIRVRIWSSYGSLVLVLGWLFTHAMTGHPAAADQRGLAITMDFVHLIGAAFWIGALTAMAICLPPLADKLPSKVRGEVYWVAIRRFTAWGIGAVAALVATGIYSSLIILPAPVLTSLFTTAYGLVLIGKIVLLIVMLVFAWRHARLARAATGSRLSGSLKAELATGAVILALAAVLTHLSPGQPAAIGPYQETKTTEDGSAITLQVSPNVTGENQFEVDVKSADGSIVNDLEQITLSLTHLDMDMGIYEITIPKNDTGVYKAEDYISMPGRWNIKVHLLTKTLDALDAEFEIDTAKP; encoded by the coding sequence TTGATTTTTACAAGCTTTACCCTGAAATGGGGCAAACGGCACTGGGCATTAGTCACCTGCCTGATGCTCGTGTGCTGCCTTGTTATGCCACAGTGGGCATCTGCCCATGCTTATATTGTTAAGGCTTCGCCTGGAGAGAACGAGATACTCGTAACTGCTCCGGAGCGGCTGACGCTGGAGTTCAACGAATCCTTGCAGACGGCCTTTTATGATATCAAAATTACCGGACCTGACGGCACTCAGGCAGACGATGGAAAGGTGCAGATTGATGCGGGTCGCCCTCATATTCTGGAGACTGGCCTGCAGACCGGACTTGGCAACGGAACATATGCCGTCAACTGGAAGGCTGTATCTGCCGATGGGCATCCGATTCAGGGAGTGTATGTTTTCCATATCGGTGAACCTTCCGGATCGCCTGCCGGGCTGAGTGATCTTACATCCGGTTCCGGTTCAACAGGTGGACCGCTGAAATGGATCGTATCCCTAACCGACTGGATTCAGTATCTCGGACTTTCTGTCATTCTGGGTACACTCGCGTTCATGTTGCTGCGGATCGCTCCGACTTCCATGACAAGAGAACCTATGGACGTTCCGGGGAGCTACAGACTGTTGTGGATCAGCTATGCTGCCGCTTCTTTTGCCGCTCTGGTCAGCCTTCCACTGAACACGTTATACGAATCTGGCGTGGCGCTGGGTGAGCTGAGTTGGGGACTGATCGGAAGTGCGCTCAAGCTGACATCCTTTGGCCAGATCTGGATGGTACAGATGCTGGTCGTGATGCTGCTGGCAGTCACCATTCTATCTGGATATGATCGGGATCGCTCCATCCGTGTGCGCATCTGGTCTTCCTATGGCTCACTTGTGCTCGTGCTCGGCTGGTTGTTCACACATGCCATGACAGGACACCCGGCTGCTGCCGATCAACGCGGACTCGCCATTACCATGGATTTCGTGCATCTGATCGGTGCCGCTTTCTGGATTGGCGCATTGACGGCCATGGCGATATGTCTGCCTCCACTGGCGGATAAGCTGCCATCGAAGGTTCGAGGAGAAGTATACTGGGTTGCCATTCGCAGGTTTACCGCCTGGGGGATTGGCGCCGTAGCCGCTCTGGTCGCTACAGGAATATACAGCAGTCTCATTATTCTGCCTGCACCCGTGCTGACCTCCTTGTTCACTACAGCCTATGGTCTTGTCCTGATCGGCAAGATTGTCCTGCTAATTGTGATGCTTGTCTTCGCATGGCGTCATGCCAGACTGGCAAGAGCAGCAACGGGAAGCAGATTATCCGGTAGCCTGAAAGCCGAGCTTGCCACCGGCGCTGTAATTCTCGCTCTGGCTGCCGTGTTGACCCACCTGTCTCCGGGGCAACCAGCAGCAATCGGACCGTATCAGGAGACAAAGACTACAGAAGATGGCTCAGCGATCACACTTCAGGTGAGTCCCAATGTAACGGGAGAGAACCAATTTGAAGTGGACGTCAAAAGTGCAGATGGTAGTATCGTCAATGATCTGGAACAGATCACCCTGTCACTCACACATCTGGACATGGATATGGGGATCTATGAGATCACCATTCCGAAAAATGACACCGGCGTGTACAAGGCTGAAGATTACATCTCCATGCCTGGACGCTGGAATATCAAGGTACATCTTCTGACCAAAACGTTGGATGCACTAGATGCCGAATTCGAGATCGACACCGCCAAGCCATAG
- a CDS encoding aldo/keto reductase, which produces MKHVQDTTTLYNGVKMPWLGFGVFKVKDGDEVVHAVKTAIQAGYRSIDTAKAYNNETGVAQGIRESGVAREDLFITTKVWNSDQGYESTLAAFEASMERLELEYLDLYLIHWPVKGKYKDTWRALEKLHKEGRIRAIGVSNFQIHHLEDLMIDATIKPAVNQVELHPLLIQTELREYCNKHQIQIEAWSPLGQGHLMDHPLLKDIAAKYSKSPAQVILRWDLQNGIVTIPKSVTPERIHANADLYDFELTSEEVEQINGLNENKRFGSDPDNFNF; this is translated from the coding sequence ATGAAACACGTGCAGGACACAACCACGCTCTACAACGGAGTCAAAATGCCATGGCTGGGTTTTGGCGTATTCAAAGTTAAAGACGGAGACGAAGTCGTTCATGCTGTCAAAACGGCCATTCAAGCCGGGTACCGTAGTATCGACACAGCCAAAGCGTATAACAACGAAACAGGTGTTGCTCAAGGTATTCGTGAATCCGGAGTAGCCCGTGAGGATCTGTTCATTACCACTAAAGTATGGAATAGTGATCAGGGATATGAATCCACGCTCGCTGCCTTCGAAGCAAGCATGGAACGACTCGAACTGGAGTACCTGGATCTCTATCTTATTCACTGGCCCGTTAAAGGCAAGTACAAAGATACATGGCGAGCGCTGGAGAAACTTCATAAAGAAGGACGCATCCGCGCGATTGGCGTGAGCAATTTCCAGATTCACCATCTGGAAGACCTGATGATCGATGCCACGATCAAACCTGCGGTTAATCAGGTGGAGCTTCATCCGCTACTGATTCAAACCGAATTGCGGGAGTACTGCAACAAACATCAGATTCAGATCGAAGCATGGTCTCCGCTTGGGCAAGGCCATCTGATGGATCATCCGTTGCTGAAGGACATCGCCGCCAAATACAGCAAGTCCCCCGCACAAGTCATTCTGCGCTGGGATCTGCAGAACGGCATCGTGACCATACCGAAATCCGTTACGCCTGAGCGTATTCACGCGAATGCCGATCTCTATGATTTTGAATTAACTTCGGAAGAAGTAGAGCAGATTAACGGCCTGAACGAGAACAAACGCTTTGGTTCGGATCCAGACAACTTTAACTTCTAA
- a CDS encoding AraC family transcriptional regulator, protein MSLIEDRIGPKYRIGEHSFTIEHMRRQDGNGMPQPHAHPFYELYYLLEGERVYSMNGQILSARKGDFILINPHDVHTTSKGSIPGFERILIGFSPAFATGMELGICGLLPFNCSRLLRLPEAEQPEMERILWQMLQECKERRPHYEIAVRSLLAQLLIRIHRVEEIIRQSCPGPLHPMQDKISEIVTYVNKNYTEPLTLEGAANRFYISPSYLSRMFSRFTGFRFSEYLRVVRVREAQRRLLSTQERVQMIAEKVGFEHTAHFNKTFKQVTGTTPLRYRKEHR, encoded by the coding sequence ATGAGTCTCATAGAGGATCGGATTGGGCCCAAATATCGAATCGGGGAACATTCATTTACCATTGAACATATGCGCAGACAGGATGGGAACGGTATGCCACAGCCTCATGCACATCCATTCTACGAACTGTATTACCTGCTTGAAGGGGAACGGGTCTACTCCATGAATGGTCAGATTTTATCCGCCCGCAAGGGTGATTTTATTCTGATTAATCCACACGATGTACATACCACCTCCAAAGGAAGCATTCCCGGCTTTGAGCGGATTCTAATCGGTTTTTCGCCTGCTTTTGCGACGGGGATGGAACTCGGCATATGTGGTCTGCTGCCTTTTAATTGCTCAAGACTCCTTCGCCTGCCTGAAGCGGAACAGCCCGAGATGGAGCGTATATTGTGGCAGATGCTGCAGGAATGCAAAGAGCGCCGACCTCACTATGAGATTGCGGTCAGAAGTCTGCTTGCCCAACTTTTGATTCGTATTCATCGGGTGGAGGAGATCATCCGGCAGTCATGCCCAGGTCCGTTGCATCCGATGCAGGACAAAATCAGTGAAATTGTTACTTATGTGAATAAAAACTATACCGAACCACTTACGCTGGAGGGTGCAGCCAATCGTTTTTATATCAGTCCATCCTATCTGAGCCGGATGTTCAGCCGGTTTACCGGGTTTCGATTTAGCGAATATTTGCGTGTTGTTCGTGTCCGGGAAGCACAACGAAGATTGCTGTCCACACAAGAGCGTGTCCAGATGATCGCAGAGAAAGTAGGATTTGAGCATACGGCTCATTTTAACAAAACATTCAAACAGGTCACCGGTACAACACCGCTGCGCTATCGCAAGGAACACCGGTAG